DNA from Magnolia sinica isolate HGM2019 chromosome 19, MsV1, whole genome shotgun sequence:
TACTTAACCTAATTCGAATCAGTTTCCTTAACAGAGTTGGACTCGGTTTAAGTTAGGCCAGCCGTGCAACATATTGTTCCGGTTTAAGTTAGGCCAGCCGTGCAACATATCGATCCGGTTTAAGTTAGGCCAGCCGTGCAACATATCGATCGAGTTAGATGACCCGGACTCAGTCCCAAACCGAACGAAGTTAAGGTCAACTCAGTGAAAATTTGGCACCAagccgagttggacccaatccggtcctcCGACGACTCGACTCATGCCCACTTCTAAAATTTATTGCTGGGTAAAGCAGCAGGTGTTACGGAGGATTCGGGTCCCGGGTCCGTGAGCAACCGATATGTCACGCACGCGATATGGTAGCACGTGTGGATGGAGTACTCGCCCGTGTACCCATCGAACATTTtgcaaattttcttttcccacacGTGGGCCCGGATTGTTGTTGGGAGATTGTCAATCGGACGGCCGGAAACGCTTTTCCGCGTCGTTAAAACGCCACAGTTCTGAAGGTAGCCTTCTTCATCAACGACCTGTTCTCCAAAATCTAAAATTCCCAGTTCTCTCTCTGAAAGATAAAAAAGGTAACTCAAAACCCTAGCTTTTCTCTTCTGATAActgaagaaagcaaaaatctcttTCTGGTTAGAGTTTGGATTTCCATTTTCTGATTTATTTCTTctgctttgattcttttcatttgaTGATTTCTGCTCGTTTCAATCTCCATTGCTTTTTATTGATATAGAaaaaggccttttttttttcttttaactttcTTCGCAGGAATAGATATATGTTGTTTTGGAAATTCTTGCtgatgatttttaatttttaatttttaaaaagaaattccGAAATTGGCGATTGCCGATTTTTAGATTTGTAGTGTTTTCAAGTATAATTGATCTGATCTTTTTGTATGTGCAATGTTCAATTCGGTCGAGTTACTGGTGTTTCAGATTCAGTGCAGCCTGGGCCCCACCtgtaagtgatccagaccgttcatctggtggggctcaTCAAACTATTGTAGCCATTTCGTAGTCAGTTGGGAATAGAGTGGAGGGTCCATATGCAATGGAAATAAGTCCTCCAATCAGATGGATTGGGTGGATGTTGCCCGTCCATGGCCCatctgggtgggacccaccagattagcggtctggatcagtgaaatggtgggcctcacaagttgGGGGAGTTGGCACCAATGATAATACTGGTGTCTTGTTCGAGTATTTTATGtacctccttttctctctcttttggtaGACAACAGATTTGATTTGTACaatggcattttggaatttttatgaTTTGGGTACTTTCAGTTTTGTTAGGAAATGGCAGAGACGAAGCCTGGAATGCGAAAACCAGTGTTCACGAAGGTGGATCAGCTTCAGCCAGGAACTAGTGGGCATACACTCACGGTGAAGGTTGTGAGCTCGAAAATGGTGTTGCAGAAGGGCCGCCCTGATGGGTCACAAGTACGTCAAATGCGCATTGCTGAATGCTTGGTTGGGGATGAAACCGGAATGATTGTCTTTACAGCCAGGAACGAGCAAggtacctttatatatatatatatataatttcatatGGAGGTTATAATTTTGCATTATGGATATTGCATATTATCTAATTCTTCTTCCTTTGGTTTGTAATTCATTTTCATTGTTTGATTGTCTACCCTTTTTATAGCATCATCTATAAGCAGAAGAACTATTGAAACTCTGCGAAACCTTGTATTTGAAGAGTTTGCATTAATGTGTATATAATGTGGGGAAATCACCATATTATGGTGCTGCACCTGTAGCTCAATTAGATGATGTTAACAATCCATTTTCTCCTACTGAATTTGGTTATTGATCACTTCTTTCTAATTGTATGTTTGATGGCCAGCATCTGGATACTGTGGATCCCACGACTGCCATGTAGCAGTTTACAATTATTATGACTTCTATATACCACACACTTGCTATACAGGTCACATGCATCGTACATAAGGAGTTCAAGTGGAGCTTGAAGTCTCTTTTAATTCCCTTTTTAATGAATACTATTTTATTATGAGTTTGTTTCCTATTTTCTTGGTGTTATAACTTATGTTTTGTAATCGATTATCGGGGGAAGGACCAAATTCCCTTCCCCTATAATTCGGAGACCATTGCCTCCCTCATGCTATTTTCATTCCAATGTCCATTTTTAGTAAGCAACCTTATTTATCCCTTTAAACAAACAGCGTTAATTTACCTTTTCTTAAATTGTTTGGCAAATGGAAATGCATGCGTGCCCGATTACCTACTCGGGTCACGTTCTCTATCGTGGGGAAATggatgtgcatgacatccaccccatccatccatcaggtacaCCACCACTTGTTTCGCCTTGATCCTAAAGGTCAGGCTgtttcaacactcaggtgggccaccccaaaaaattatacctaaaacatctaaattcatgtggtatggcccatcttAGTTTTCGGATACTGTGATTTTTGGTTAATTCCTTCATCTTGATGAAGCACATCAGACgaatgaattggatggcatataaagacCATTGTGGTCCCTACACAAAACTAGTGGTGGATGTTCCATCTCAACTttctcctatggtgtggcctatctaAGTTTTGGATGATCATTCCTTTTGGCTTTCATGGTTTACACGAGGCCACGTGGTCATGGATGGGGTAGATCTCATTGAAGTTCCATTGATGTGGCACTCAATTAGAGAAAGTGAACTGCACAAGGTACCTAGGTAGGCTAGCTGGTTCTTTAGTGGATTACACTAGCCTGACTTGCGTAGGTACGCCGGGGGCCTCACTCGCGCTAATTGAtcattgagtgggacaaacatgcATCAGATCTACCCCATCTATTAGATGCTCCGTGACATTTTATCACAGATTCTAAAGTCCAGTTAGGtccaagacttaggtgggtcacatcataGGGAATGGTGTATGATCATgaataaaatctctaaattcatgtggtgtgatccaaatGAGTCTTGAAGTGTCCCGATTTTTGTGGAATCCATTCATCCTAGTACAAAGTTTCAGATgagtggattagatggcatatacacaccATGATGAGCCCCACACAAAATTGGACGATTTTACTGTTGGGACTTCCCTCATcaacagtttcctatggtgtagcccaccttagTGTTTATTCGGCTTTCTTTTTGGGCCCAATCCAGACTCCAAACACACGGTGGCATGCTTGATGGACAAGGTCGGTCTCAACATGAAGTTGTTCCACTTCCATCCATGTCAATCGAATTAATGCTGCCATATTCGTGAGAGTCACATAGGCGTTTACAGGTGCAAAAAGGAAGTAGGAATACAAATGCTTGCATCACTACCTGTGGTCATGTGCGATTGGGGTTATTCAACTAGCATGGACGGTAGCTTAATGtatatgaaatccaccctgtccttGGAccagggcccaaaaataaggctggttaaaattttaggtgggctacAACTTGGGAATAGTTGAGACGggaaatcccaccattaaaatagtccaaattgtGTGTGGGGTCAACCGTTGTGTGTatgtgccatccatccattcatcttatgTGCCACACTAGGATGAATGGATCCCCCAATATCAGAATAATCAAAGactcatgtggggcacaccacgtgaatttagagcTTTCGACATGACTTTATGATGTTCCCTAAGCCTATTTAGGTTAAGAGGAACAAATTAGGAGGATATGGAAGCTGCAAAAGACTTGAAAGATGACGAAAGATGTTGGAAGGAAACAAGGTTACTTATagggtgtttggtgcatgtgaTGAATGAATGAGAGGATTTACATAAGGCAATAGGGAGATCATCGAATGATGAAGAGATAGTACCTGGATCACCAGTGGAAATAGATGGAATGGTGGAGGACGAATCAGTGGAGGATTTCTTTCAAGGCTGGTACACAAGAAGAGGCTTAATAGACTCATATGAAGGAGCATCATTAAGAAGAGGGACTGGAAGGGGTATAGACAAATGCAGTGGATGCTCCTCCTGATTAGTAAGAAGATCATGTAAAGAATGTCCTTCATTAGAGAAATAAGAAATATCCTAAAAGAAGGTGACATTGGCTGATACATATCACTTACAGGTCAAAGGGTTATATCATTTCTGATATTAAGCGTAAcctaaaaagacactttatggtccTAGGACTCAACCTATCATTATTACCATCAAGAATATAAACAAAAAAGGTACACCCAAAGACCTTGAGGGGTAAAGGAAAAGGTTTGTCATTTGGATGCAAGATTTCAAAATGGTCTTATTCAACAATATTTTAGATGGTATACGATTGTTAAGAAAAATTG
Protein-coding regions in this window:
- the LOC131235364 gene encoding uncharacterized protein At4g28440-like — its product is MAETKPGMRKPVFTKVDQLQPGTSGHTLTVKVVSSKMVLQKGRPDGSQVRQMRIAECLVGDETGMIVFTARNEQVDLMKSDTTVILRNAKIDMFKGSMRLAVDKWGRVEVTDPASFTVKEDNNLSLVEYELVNVVVE